The genomic region GTCGAGCCGGAAGCTCGGTGCGCCCTTCTCGCCGAATGGAATATTGAGAAGGCCGGGCCGGAAACAGGCGGCGGCACGGATCAGCGGCAGGAGATCGAGGCGGGCGTTGCCGCCGGTCACCGTCAGATAGGGCGGGAGAAGCGCCTGCCAAAAAGCGCGCTGCAGGAAAGGCTCGTCGAAGCGCATCGAATTATAGCCGATAAAAGTTGCCGGACCCCAAGCGGCAAGCCGCTCGGCGATTTTTTGCATCATCGCGTAGAAATCTGGGAGCGAGGCATCTTCGAGACGGCCGACCGGCGTCGCGGTCACGATAAGCGCGTCCGGCGAGGGAACAATCCATGGAAGGAGCTGGCAGCGGATCTCGAACCGGTCGACCTCGACAAGATCCTCGTCGGTAAGGATCGCGCCAAATTGAAGGATTTGGTCATGGACGATATCGATGCCCGTCGTCTCGATGTCGTAGAAGATAAACATCGTCGGCCGTTCATTCGCATTCCGCCGGCTCGCCGGCGCAGCGTAGACGGACTGAGGACAGTTGGCTGCGACGTGGTTGAGCCGGGCCTGGCCGGCTCGGGCGCGAGCGGGTGGGGGCGGTCGATCTTGGCGTAAACAGCCCACGCATGAACGGCGGGGGCGTGCCCGCTCCGTGTACCTGTGGGCGAGGAGGCGGGAACCCTGGCGCCGGGATCCTCATACGTTCCAGCGTGCTCGGCGTTTGCGCGCGAGCGCAATGCTGCGCGGCGCTCACAATGCTTCGGTTATAGCCGCGAGCGGCTGGACCTCTTCGAACCCCGGCGGCAGGCTCTTGAAATCCTTGCCCTCTATGCCCTGCTGATGCGCCGCGAGCGCTGCCAGCGGCAGTTCGATAAGCTGCGCGTGTGGTAAGCATTGGCCGCTGTGCCGGTAGATCGAGCGCCGAAAAGGCTCTCGAAACGGACTGACCGCGAGCGACCCGCCGAACTGGCCGCAATTGCACACGACGACATTGCAAAAAAGCATACGCGACAAGGCTTCGGCGAGATGATCGAATGACGTCGTATCCCGGTTATAGGCGAGAATGAACAAGGTCTGGATCTTGTTGCGGTACATGACGATCCTGTCGAGATCCATGAAATCATAGCAGATCGCGACCGCGAATTTTCCGAGCTCGGCACTCTCGAAAATCCACACCGTTGGATGCGCGAGGAAAGCGACACTCGCCCCCGTGATAAGCTGGAGCTTTGTCTTTTCGGCAGGTGCCGGGTAGGTCTTGCCAACCCGGCGCACTTCGGTGTTCCGCGCAATCTGGCGTCCGCGCAGCCGCCTCGGCACGATCACGACCGCCTCGTTTGAAACTGTCGGTCGGGATTCGCCGGTCTGGATGCGATAGTCGAGCCCCGCGATGATGATCGCTTCGAGCTTTTCCGCAGCCTTTTTTAGCTTCGGCTCGAAGCCGAGTGGCACCGAAAGCTCAGGCAGCAGAATGACATCGGGCAAGCGGTCGACCCCACGCAGGGAGGCAAGGAAATGCCGGATTTCCCTCTTCGCGCGCCGCTCCTCGATTTCGGACATCTGGACGCATTGCTGCCAATTTCCCGACTTGTCGTCGACCCAGGCCGCACTGGCATGAAGCGAGGTTTGAATGACCCCGATATGGAACCGGTCATTCAGCATCGCTGCCTCCTTCGCCATCATTTGCGTTCGTGCCTTCCATCCCTGCGGCAAAATCGCTGAGGCGGAAGGGAATGAGCTGACGCGGCTGATTCCGTGCGACCGCGAGCTGATTGTCTTCAAGGATTTTTTGCGCGTGCCGGATTTCCTCGAGAAGGTCGGTCGATCCGAAGAAAAGCGGCGGATCGAAGGTTGCATCATTGGGACTTACGCCGTCACGCCAGCCAAACAGGCTGGGCTGGCGGGCAATCGCACGAGTTTCGGCCGGGCGGGCGCCGAGACAGCCGGCGAGGATGAGTGTCGTCGGCGACGATATGGCAAGCGTTTCGAACCATCGCGCGCGGGGCAGCTGGAATATGAGTTCGTTGCCGCGCAGATTCCAGATTCGCGGCGCTGCATGATCGTTACGTAGGAGTCCTAAAAGGAGGCGCCCTACCGACACTAGCCGTCGCTCGGCGTCTGGGATCGGCATGCCCGCCTTGCTTTCGATCGTATAGCGGTAGTCGGCGAGCGAGGTAGATGGCTCGCGCAGCCTCGCGCGATGTTTTGCATGCGTATTGTCGGTATTCTGAGCGAAATGCCGCCAAGTCTCCCAGCTGAGATCGGTACTCTCGCGACAACAGGGGAAATCCGTGACCCATTGCCGCGGAAGCAGCACATTATTGGGATGGAGCCGGTCGAGCATCGCCTCTTCGCCATCCGCCGATGTTGCCTCTTCGAGTAGCTGCGCGGTGATTTCCAGCGCGGTCCATTCGCCACGGCGCGGATCGAAGGGATTGCAAGCGTGGACGCTCCTTGTCCATTCGGTGATCGTCATCCAGTTCTTCGGCGCCGGCTCAAGTGAACGCGCAGCCCGGGTGAAGGCGTTCTTGCCGGTCGCTTGGGCTGCAGCGCGCTTATCCACGTCGTCGCCGATCACTTCGCTGAGCCAGGCCGAGTCATTCTCGGGCAACGGCTCGCGTGCCGCGAGCAGTTGCTGCCATCCGGCAGCGGGAAGCCATTCGGGATATCGCCGCGCGGCTTGTATATCGGATCGGTGATCGAAGGCAAAATGAGGGGCGAGCGCCTGCCAGGCGGCTGAAGGGCCTTCGTCGCGCCCTAAGTTGTTCTCGGCGAGATGCGCCCATACGCCCGATGTCTGGCCCGTCTCGGCCAGCCAGACATCGGCAGACGCGCCCGGCAAGACACGAGTATAGCTCTGCGAAAGCTCCGCCAGCCGCCGTGCGAGGGCTGCATATTCGGTCCGCGGCGCAAGCATCTCGGCGGCATGGATCAGGGCCACTCCAAATTCGCGGCGGCCGGCGGCATGATACCAAGTCTCGCGCGAAGGATGCACGTGGAAGTCTTTCGCGCCGAGCGTCGCGATATCCTCGAGATGGCTGATGGCCGCTTTGGTGTCCGACCGGAGTGCATCGGGTGCCTCGATCCGGCGCATTGTCACCAATATGCCGCTCGCCATAATCTGGAGCGAAAGTGCGATATAATAATCGGCCCAGACATCGTGCCCGGCGGTGCGGCTTTCCTTCAACCATTCGATAATCGCGTCAAGCCCGCGATGCCCTGTCATGCGGCAATATTGGTGAATGCGATAGAAAAGCCGGGCTTTACCCGGATGCTCGCGAAGCGACTGGAGGAGAAGCGCGAAGCAGCGATTGAGGAGTGCGAGCTCTGCCTCGTCATGTCGCTCGAGGCATATTTTGCGCTCTTCGATGAGCCTAGCAAGCTTTTCCTTATACTGCGTCCAGTCGGCCTCGGTCGCCCGCTCGGCGTCTGGTTGACGCAGGCGACAGACCGCGAGCGCGCGCTCTGCGTCGACAAGGCCGTCGGCTTCCTGGACGAGGACGGGCACGAGCGATGCAATCTGCCCGGCGGCAAAGGCCGCCCGCGTATCGGGGCGAATTTCGCGCTCGGGAATGTCGGCAAGCAGCAGCCATTCAAGCATCTTCAAACGCTCGCCGAGATCATCATCGTCGAGGATATGGATGTCGGCCGCGGCAATCGCCGAGACTTGCGCCAATGTCTTGGTCATGAGCTTGGTCGGGTTTTTCCCGTCGAGCCGTGTATCACGGACCGCTGCGCCGTAGAGGTCGGGCTTCTTCGCGCGAAGATCCGAAAATGGCCTACCCATCTTGATGAGCTTTATCCACTCGGCCAAGCTCGGCGGATCATATTTGTCGGGATTAATCTTGGCGCCGATATCCTGGTCGATCAGCAATTGTTCATACCAAGCGATCCAGTCGCACAGTGTCTCAAAATCATAGGCGATGACCGTATGATCGTCGACGAAACGGAAATGCGCGATATTCCGCTGCTCGTCGACCTTCTTCGCGACGATCTTGTCGACGGGAAGCATCGCGGCATTGGCGAGAAATCCCGCTACAAAAAGTCCTGTCGGAATGCCTTTGATGCCGCTCTTAAGAAAAGGCGGCTCGACATGTTCGAGCGCGGTATCGGGCATTCCCGCCATGTCGATCTGGAAATTCAACATGCCGTTGACAAGCTCCAAAATGCGTGGATCGCCCATCGCGCCGGCTTCGGCGAGCCCCGCGACAACTGCTTCGGTCTTCAGCTCCGGATAAAATTGCTTGAGATCAATCGAGGCGTGATAGAGATCGC from Sphingomonas sp. CL5.1 harbors:
- a CDS encoding RNA-directed DNA polymerase, coding for MTMEPWSYGNRLYRPAWYEKDEASISTLEIGPYRHASGHLYRKFQHSWPLFRRHITLTARMMVLRRQLRRDEMDESDQLAAATAERANLAYFTRGFWPEKAAPDAKSDLYHASIDLKQFYPELKTEAVVAGLAEAGAMGDPRILELVNGMLNFQIDMAGMPDTALEHVEPPFLKSGIKGIPTGLFVAGFLANAAMLPVDKIVAKKVDEQRNIAHFRFVDDHTVIAYDFETLCDWIAWYEQLLIDQDIGAKINPDKYDPPSLAEWIKLIKMGRPFSDLRAKKPDLYGAAVRDTRLDGKNPTKLMTKTLAQVSAIAAADIHILDDDDLGERLKMLEWLLLADIPEREIRPDTRAAFAAGQIASLVPVLVQEADGLVDAERALAVCRLRQPDAERATEADWTQYKEKLARLIEERKICLERHDEAELALLNRCFALLLQSLREHPGKARLFYRIHQYCRMTGHRGLDAIIEWLKESRTAGHDVWADYYIALSLQIMASGILVTMRRIEAPDALRSDTKAAISHLEDIATLGAKDFHVHPSRETWYHAAGRREFGVALIHAAEMLAPRTEYAALARRLAELSQSYTRVLPGASADVWLAETGQTSGVWAHLAENNLGRDEGPSAAWQALAPHFAFDHRSDIQAARRYPEWLPAAGWQQLLAAREPLPENDSAWLSEVIGDDVDKRAAAQATGKNAFTRAARSLEPAPKNWMTITEWTRSVHACNPFDPRRGEWTALEITAQLLEEATSADGEEAMLDRLHPNNVLLPRQWVTDFPCCRESTDLSWETWRHFAQNTDNTHAKHRARLREPSTSLADYRYTIESKAGMPIPDAERRLVSVGRLLLGLLRNDHAAPRIWNLRGNELIFQLPRARWFETLAISSPTTLILAGCLGARPAETRAIARQPSLFGWRDGVSPNDATFDPPLFFGSTDLLEEIRHAQKILEDNQLAVARNQPRQLIPFRLSDFAAGMEGTNANDGEGGSDAE